Proteins from a genomic interval of Geodermatophilus obscurus DSM 43160:
- a CDS encoding heme-degrading domain-containing protein produces MADPFPSLAELAAEEEELRFDGFSNNDAWDLGSALVAVARRDGAPVAVDVSRHGHQLFHAALPGTSPDNDSWIQRKTRVVHRFGHSSLFVRQASIERGTTFEAEFGLDPARYAAHGGAFPVVVRSVGPVGAVVVSGLPQLEDHRMVVAAIRAHLGR; encoded by the coding sequence ATGGCCGATCCCTTCCCGTCCCTCGCCGAGCTCGCCGCCGAGGAGGAGGAGCTGCGCTTCGACGGCTTCTCGAACAACGACGCCTGGGACCTCGGCTCGGCGCTCGTGGCGGTCGCCCGGCGGGACGGTGCCCCGGTCGCGGTCGACGTCAGCCGGCACGGCCACCAGCTCTTCCACGCCGCGCTGCCCGGGACCAGCCCGGACAACGACTCCTGGATCCAGCGCAAGACCCGCGTCGTCCACCGGTTCGGGCACAGCAGCCTCTTCGTGCGGCAGGCCTCCATCGAGCGGGGGACGACGTTCGAGGCGGAGTTCGGCCTCGACCCCGCCCGCTACGCGGCCCACGGCGGCGCGTTCCCCGTCGTCGTCCGCTCGGTGGGGCCGGTCGGTGCGGTCGTCGTCTCCGGGCTCCCGCAGCTCGAGGACCACCGCATGGTGGTCGCCGCCATCCGGGCGCACCTGGGCCGGTGA
- a CDS encoding YihY/virulence factor BrkB family protein — protein MRWTERVDRFQRRHPGAGFPIAVVYKFMDDDAHFLAALITYYGFLSLFPTLLLLATVLGLVLAGDPELQQRLLDSALGEFPVIGPQLARPEGLGGGVTGIVVGGLVALYGALGLGQALQHAMNTVWAVPRHSRPDPITSRGRSLLLLCTLGLLLLASTVLSALGTGAAAYGGGFSGGVHVLLTVASVLANAAVFVLGFRVTTSRRLTTRQVLPGAVTAAVLWQLLQSFGGVYVARVVANASAVDAVFALVLGLIAFIYVAAVALMLCVEIDVVRVDSLYPRALLTPFVDHTDLTEGDERVYSDAARAQRAVRHQEVDVRFESRDDDRA, from the coding sequence ATGAGGTGGACCGAACGGGTCGACCGGTTCCAGCGGCGGCACCCGGGGGCCGGGTTCCCGATCGCGGTGGTCTACAAGTTCATGGACGACGACGCCCACTTCCTCGCCGCGCTGATCACCTACTACGGCTTCCTGTCGCTGTTCCCGACGCTGCTCCTGCTGGCCACCGTGCTGGGCCTGGTGCTGGCCGGGGACCCGGAGCTGCAGCAGCGGCTGCTGGACTCGGCGCTGGGCGAGTTCCCGGTGATCGGGCCGCAGCTGGCCCGGCCGGAGGGGCTCGGCGGCGGGGTCACCGGGATCGTCGTCGGCGGGTTGGTCGCCCTCTACGGCGCGCTGGGGCTGGGGCAGGCGCTGCAGCACGCGATGAACACGGTGTGGGCGGTGCCGCGGCACAGCCGGCCGGACCCGATCACCTCCCGCGGGCGCAGCCTGCTGCTGCTGTGCACGCTGGGCCTGCTCCTGCTCGCCAGCACCGTCCTCTCCGCGCTGGGCACGGGGGCCGCGGCCTACGGGGGCGGCTTCAGCGGCGGCGTGCACGTGCTGCTCACCGTCGCCTCGGTGCTCGCCAACGCCGCGGTGTTCGTGCTCGGCTTCCGGGTCACCACCTCCCGACGGCTCACCACCCGGCAGGTGCTCCCCGGCGCGGTGACCGCCGCGGTTCTCTGGCAGCTGCTGCAGTCCTTCGGCGGCGTCTACGTCGCCCGCGTGGTGGCCAACGCCAGCGCCGTCGACGCGGTCTTCGCCCTGGTGCTCGGACTGATCGCGTTCATCTATGTGGCGGCGGTCGCGCTGATGCTGTGCGTGGAGATCGACGTCGTCCGGGTCGACTCCCTGTACCCGCGGGCGCTGCTCACCCCGTTCGTCGACCACACGGACCTGACCGAGGGTGACGAGCGGGTCTACTCGGATGCCGCGCGCGCCCAGCGGGCGGTGCGGCACCAGGAGGTCGACGTCCGCTTCGAGTCCAGGGACGACGACCGCGCCTGA
- a CDS encoding daunorubicin resistance protein DrrA family ABC transporter ATP-binding protein: MTAGSTLAIEATGLAKSFGDTRAVAGIDLAVPAGAIYGVLGPNGAGKTTTIRMLATIVPPDAGSARVLGHDVVAEADAVRGLVSLTGQLASVDEELTGRENLVLIGRLLGHRRAAARARADELLDAFGIASAAGKLVKHYSGGMRRRLDIAASIVVTPQLAFLDEPTTGLDPRSRGQVWEIVRALVAEGTTVLLCTQYLEEADQLADGIVVIDHGRVIAEGTPGQLKASVGTGSLHVRLLDPAQRAEAARVLEAAVGTVVLEPDPAALSAVCPDARLGALGMGELGRAGLGIAEFSLGQPSLDEVFLGLTGHAAEEPPTATLEEQAS; this comes from the coding sequence ATGACCGCAGGGAGCACACTCGCCATCGAGGCGACCGGCCTGGCCAAGTCGTTCGGGGACACCCGGGCCGTGGCCGGTATCGACCTCGCCGTCCCGGCCGGCGCCATCTACGGCGTGCTCGGGCCCAACGGCGCGGGCAAGACCACGACGATCCGGATGCTGGCCACGATCGTCCCGCCCGATGCCGGCAGCGCCCGGGTCCTCGGCCACGACGTGGTCGCCGAGGCCGACGCCGTGCGCGGCCTGGTCAGCCTCACCGGCCAGCTGGCCTCGGTCGACGAGGAGCTCACCGGCCGGGAGAACCTCGTGCTCATCGGGCGGCTGCTGGGCCACCGCCGGGCCGCGGCCCGCGCCCGGGCCGACGAGCTCCTCGACGCCTTCGGCATCGCCTCCGCCGCAGGCAAGCTGGTCAAGCACTACTCCGGGGGCATGCGCCGGCGGCTGGACATCGCCGCGAGCATCGTCGTCACCCCGCAGCTGGCCTTCCTCGACGAGCCCACGACCGGGCTCGACCCCCGCTCGCGCGGTCAGGTCTGGGAGATCGTCCGGGCGCTGGTGGCCGAGGGGACGACGGTCCTGCTCTGCACGCAGTACCTGGAGGAGGCCGACCAGCTGGCCGACGGGATCGTGGTCATCGACCACGGCCGGGTCATCGCCGAGGGCACCCCGGGCCAGCTCAAGGCCTCCGTGGGCACCGGCTCGCTGCACGTGCGGCTGCTCGACCCGGCCCAGCGCGCGGAGGCCGCCCGGGTCCTCGAGGCCGCGGTCGGCACCGTGGTGCTGGAGCCCGACCCGGCCGCGCTCTCGGCGGTCTGCCCCGACGCCCGGCTCGGCGCCCTCGGCATGGGCGAGCTGGGCCGCGCCGGCCTCGGCATCGCCGAGTTCTCCCTCGGCCAACCCAGCCTGGACGAGGTGTTCCTGGGCCTCACCGGCCACGCGGCCGAGGAGCCGCCCACCGCGACCCTCGAGGAGCAGGCGTCATGA
- a CDS encoding ABC transporter permease, which yields MTATTAPGTTDTAAVRRAIASTARPPRPGPLATALTFGWRGMLKIKHVPEQLMDVTITPVLFVLMFTYLFGGALAGSTSAYLQYVLPGILVMSVVFTTVYSGVALNTDLTKGVVDRFRSLPIWRPAPLLGALLGDSVRYVVAGTVILVLGVVLGYRPGGGVAGALLALGLVVVFSFGLSWVYSALGLVLRSPSAVLNGGFMVLFPLTFLSNVFVDPATLPGPLQAFVEVNPISVLATASRSLMAGDPDGTAIAVSLAVAAALTAVFLPVTTRLYRSR from the coding sequence ATGACCGCCACCACCGCCCCGGGCACCACTGACACCGCCGCCGTCCGCCGGGCGATCGCCTCCACCGCGCGGCCGCCCCGGCCGGGACCGCTGGCGACCGCGCTGACCTTCGGCTGGCGCGGGATGCTGAAGATCAAGCACGTGCCCGAGCAGCTGATGGACGTCACCATCACGCCGGTGCTGTTCGTGCTGATGTTCACCTACCTGTTCGGTGGGGCGCTCGCCGGCTCGACCAGCGCCTACCTGCAGTACGTGCTGCCCGGCATCCTCGTCATGTCGGTCGTCTTCACCACCGTCTACTCCGGCGTCGCGCTGAACACCGACCTCACCAAGGGCGTGGTCGACCGGTTCCGGTCGCTGCCGATCTGGCGGCCGGCGCCGCTGCTGGGCGCCCTGCTCGGCGACAGCGTCCGGTACGTGGTCGCCGGCACGGTGATCCTCGTGCTGGGCGTCGTCCTCGGGTACCGGCCGGGAGGCGGGGTGGCCGGGGCGCTGCTGGCGCTCGGGCTGGTGGTCGTCTTCTCGTTCGGGCTCTCGTGGGTGTACTCCGCGCTCGGCCTGGTGCTGCGCTCACCGAGCGCCGTCCTGAACGGCGGGTTCATGGTGCTCTTCCCGCTGACGTTCCTGTCCAACGTCTTCGTCGACCCGGCCACGCTGCCCGGCCCGCTGCAGGCGTTCGTGGAGGTGAACCCGATCTCGGTGCTGGCCACCGCATCGCGCTCGCTGATGGCCGGCGACCCCGACGGCACCGCGATCGCGGTCTCCCTGGCCGTGGCCGCGGCGCTGACCGCGGTGTTCCTCCCGGTCACGACCCGCCTCTACCGCAGCCGCTGA
- a CDS encoding tryptophan 2,3-dioxygenase — translation MAPSDHDPSGSVRPLEESIRTDLGGAMTYAAYLDLDRLLGAQHPRSRPEHHDELLFIVQHQTSELWLKLVLHELRAACRHLAGDEPAPALKCLARVKNVERTLIEQWSVLATLTPREYAQFRGALGNASGFQSHQYRAVEFVLGNKHPGVLAVFAGEPAARELLEELLAAPTLYDEFLRLMARLGLPVPAAVLQRDVRQPWTYQPDLVPVFREVYESTGTPWGVYEACESLVDVEDNWQLWRFRHLRTVQRTIGAKTGTGGSSGVGFLRRALDLTFFPELYAVRTVIGTAGGDPRGGSERGDDGSRT, via the coding sequence GTGGCGCCGTCGGACCACGACCCGTCGGGATCGGTGCGGCCGCTGGAGGAGTCCATCCGCACCGACCTCGGCGGCGCGATGACCTACGCCGCCTACCTCGACCTGGACCGCCTGCTGGGCGCGCAGCACCCGCGCAGCCGCCCCGAGCACCACGACGAGCTGCTGTTCATCGTCCAGCACCAGACCAGCGAGCTGTGGCTGAAGCTCGTGCTGCACGAGCTGCGGGCCGCCTGCCGCCACCTGGCCGGCGACGAGCCGGCACCGGCGCTCAAGTGCCTGGCCCGGGTCAAGAACGTGGAGCGGACGCTTATCGAGCAGTGGTCGGTCCTGGCCACGCTGACCCCGCGGGAGTACGCCCAGTTCCGCGGCGCCCTCGGCAACGCGTCGGGCTTCCAGTCGCACCAGTACCGCGCGGTCGAGTTCGTCCTCGGCAACAAGCACCCCGGCGTGCTCGCGGTCTTCGCCGGCGAGCCCGCCGCGCGCGAGCTGCTGGAGGAGCTGCTCGCGGCGCCGACGCTCTACGACGAGTTCCTCCGGCTGATGGCCCGGCTCGGCCTCCCGGTGCCGGCGGCCGTCCTGCAGCGGGACGTGCGCCAGCCGTGGACGTACCAACCAGACCTGGTCCCGGTCTTCCGCGAGGTCTACGAGTCGACGGGCACGCCGTGGGGGGTCTACGAGGCCTGCGAGAGCCTGGTCGACGTCGAGGACAACTGGCAGCTCTGGCGGTTCCGCCACCTGCGCACGGTGCAGCGGACCATCGGCGCGAAGACCGGGACCGGCGGCTCCTCCGGGGTGGGCTTCCTGCGCCGGGCCCTCGACCTCACCTTCTTCCCCGAGCTGTACGCCGTCCGCACCGTCATCGGCACCGCGGGGGGAGACCCCCGAGGAGGATCTGAACGCGGGGACGACGGCAGCCGTACGTGA
- a CDS encoding low temperature requirement protein A → MTDRTAPRSVLGALTGGLIRAPELRTDDDRSASRLELFFDLAFVLVVAELAIDFRADVTWHGELVFAGLFTIVWWSWVSSTLYANRFDHDDVVYRLLKLGSMAAVVGMAATATEATGTYFGIFVGCNLVLRAMLLLQYLRAYRHLPGARPIARLYLIGTAVGALLWAVSLAVPRPIGFALWAAAILVEVLVPLLATRSSADVPLHVEHLPERFGLFVILVLGESVAGIAHGLHDAHWTGSGLLVAALGFVLAAALWWSYFDLAGARAKQLLSEVGGERSDHAHDVYVFGQLPLTLALATIGAGLELAVVQSGEGEVPTGTRLVLAGGVVVYLLSVSFTEVGMSKQGSRRGLWWPVVAAAVAAVDVALELPAAVVVGALAAVVVAVVVVGLFERATGRVAVEEV, encoded by the coding sequence GTGACCGACCGCACCGCACCCCGATCCGTCCTCGGCGCCCTGACCGGCGGCCTGATCCGCGCGCCCGAGCTGCGCACCGACGACGATCGGTCGGCCTCCCGCCTGGAGCTCTTCTTCGACCTGGCCTTCGTCCTCGTCGTCGCCGAGCTGGCCATCGACTTCCGCGCCGACGTCACCTGGCACGGGGAGCTGGTGTTCGCCGGGCTGTTCACCATCGTCTGGTGGTCGTGGGTCAGCTCGACCCTTTACGCCAACCGCTTCGACCACGACGACGTCGTCTACCGGTTGCTCAAGCTCGGCAGCATGGCCGCCGTCGTCGGGATGGCCGCCACCGCCACCGAGGCGACCGGCACCTACTTCGGCATCTTCGTCGGCTGCAACCTGGTGCTGCGGGCCATGCTGCTGCTGCAGTACCTCCGCGCGTACCGGCACCTGCCCGGTGCCCGGCCGATCGCCCGGCTGTACCTGATCGGCACCGCCGTCGGGGCGCTGCTGTGGGCGGTGTCCCTCGCGGTGCCGCGGCCGATCGGGTTCGCCCTGTGGGCCGCCGCCATCCTGGTCGAGGTGCTGGTGCCACTGCTGGCCACCCGCTCGTCGGCCGACGTCCCCCTGCACGTCGAGCACCTGCCCGAGCGGTTCGGGCTCTTCGTGATCCTGGTGCTCGGCGAGTCGGTGGCCGGCATCGCCCACGGCCTGCACGACGCCCACTGGACCGGCTCGGGACTGCTGGTCGCGGCGCTCGGCTTCGTCCTGGCCGCGGCGCTGTGGTGGAGCTACTTCGACCTGGCGGGGGCCCGCGCCAAGCAGCTGCTCAGCGAGGTGGGCGGGGAGCGCAGCGACCACGCCCACGACGTGTACGTCTTCGGGCAGCTGCCGCTGACCCTGGCGCTCGCCACCATCGGCGCGGGGCTGGAGCTGGCCGTCGTGCAGAGCGGCGAGGGCGAGGTGCCGACCGGCACCCGCCTGGTGCTGGCGGGCGGGGTGGTGGTCTACCTGCTGTCGGTGTCCTTCACCGAGGTGGGGATGTCCAAGCAGGGGTCACGGCGGGGGTTGTGGTGGCCGGTCGTCGCGGCCGCCGTCGCCGCCGTGGACGTCGCGCTCGAGCTGCCGGCCGCCGTGGTGGTCGGCGCGCTGGCCGCGGTCGTCGTCGCCGTGGTGGTCGTGGGGCTGTTCGAGCGGGCCACCGGGCGGGTGGCTGTCGAGGAGGTCTGA
- a CDS encoding TMEM175 family protein — translation MRTDRGLDRLITFLDAVVAIAITLLVLPLVDVIPEEGRDVDLGDLLADEAGRFGAFVLSFAVIAQLWLVHHRIVERVGSYDWPFVLVNLLWTLTIVLVPFATEVAAVYGNGTRLGIALYIGTMTVSSACLTVLSLMVSGRPHLRRHGYDGAEDDPTGSLLITAAFGVALVLGVAVPAVGYLALLLLLLPDPVRRLLARRAR, via the coding sequence GTGCGCACCGACCGGGGCCTCGACCGGCTGATCACCTTCCTCGACGCCGTCGTGGCGATCGCGATCACGCTGCTGGTCCTGCCGCTGGTCGACGTCATCCCGGAGGAGGGGCGCGACGTCGACCTCGGCGACCTGCTCGCCGACGAGGCCGGCCGGTTCGGCGCCTTCGTGCTGAGCTTCGCGGTGATCGCGCAGCTCTGGCTGGTGCACCACCGGATCGTCGAGCGGGTCGGCTCCTACGACTGGCCGTTCGTGCTGGTGAACCTCCTCTGGACGCTGACGATCGTGCTGGTGCCCTTCGCCACCGAGGTGGCGGCCGTCTACGGGAACGGCACCCGCCTGGGGATCGCGCTCTACATCGGGACGATGACAGTGAGCTCGGCCTGCCTGACCGTGCTGAGCCTGATGGTCTCCGGCCGGCCGCACCTGCGTCGGCACGGCTACGACGGCGCCGAGGACGACCCGACCGGTTCCCTGCTCATCACGGCCGCCTTCGGAGTCGCCCTCGTCCTCGGTGTCGCCGTCCCCGCGGTCGGTTACCTCGCGCTGCTGCTGCTCCTCCTCCCTGACCCGGTGCGCCGGCTGCTCGCCCGCCGGGCACGCTGA
- a CDS encoding alpha/beta fold hydrolase, with translation MRERPGHGGRPGPREGSIRLPDGRALAYAEYGDPAGRVVLGCHGSPSSRLERHVEDPEDYRRWGVRFIVPDRPGFGRSDPRPGRRVADWPDDVAPLLDSLGVEEFAVLSLSGGAAYALACAHAFDSRVRSVGVLGGAPPPDVPWPWPGWVPRRLRAAAHRPSPAAALLRPVFAPIAQRPAAIPRYLQARLNPADRRVIGRPEVRRILADTFTEGLRNGTAPLAEDRALLFRPWGFPLTEVRQHVHLWHGTQDWQVPVALGRVLAAMLPRCTAHWLVGEGHFAVFDHAAEVYAALRH, from the coding sequence ATGCGCGAGCGACCAGGTCACGGCGGACGACCCGGACCACGGGAGGGCAGCATCCGGCTGCCGGACGGGCGGGCGCTGGCCTACGCCGAGTACGGCGACCCGGCGGGCCGGGTGGTGCTCGGCTGCCACGGCTCGCCGAGCTCGCGGCTGGAGCGCCACGTCGAGGACCCCGAGGACTACCGCCGCTGGGGCGTGCGCTTCATCGTCCCCGACCGGCCGGGCTTCGGCCGCTCCGACCCGCGGCCGGGACGACGGGTGGCCGACTGGCCGGACGACGTCGCGCCGCTGCTGGACTCCCTCGGGGTCGAGGAGTTCGCCGTCCTGAGCCTCTCCGGTGGCGCCGCCTACGCCCTGGCCTGCGCGCACGCCTTCGACTCCCGGGTGCGCAGCGTCGGCGTCCTCGGCGGGGCACCTCCGCCCGACGTCCCGTGGCCGTGGCCGGGCTGGGTGCCGCGGCGGCTGCGGGCGGCCGCGCACCGCCCGTCGCCGGCAGCGGCGCTGCTGCGGCCGGTGTTCGCCCCGATCGCGCAGCGCCCGGCGGCGATCCCGCGCTACCTGCAGGCCCGGCTCAACCCGGCCGACCGTCGCGTGATCGGGCGTCCGGAGGTCCGGCGGATCCTGGCCGACACCTTCACCGAGGGCCTGCGCAACGGGACCGCTCCGCTCGCCGAGGACCGGGCGCTGCTGTTCCGTCCCTGGGGGTTCCCGCTGACGGAGGTGCGCCAGCACGTGCACCTGTGGCACGGGACGCAGGACTGGCAGGTGCCGGTGGCGCTCGGCCGCGTGCTGGCCGCGATGCTGCCCCGCTGCACGGCGCACTGGCTGGTCGGCGAGGGGCACTTCGCCGTCTTCGACCACGCAGCGGAGGTGTACGCGGCGCTGCGCCACTGA
- a CDS encoding flavodoxin family protein, protein MPRLLVVHHTPSPSLQAVLEAVREGVALVEEVELDVRPALSAGAADLLAADGVLLGTPANIGYMSGALKHFFDTVYYPCLDATVGLPYGVYVHGNDDTAGALRSIDKITGALRWKQVAAPLSLTGAPGPADLEAVRELAATVAVQL, encoded by the coding sequence GTGCCCCGGCTGCTCGTCGTCCACCACACGCCGTCGCCGTCCCTGCAGGCCGTGCTCGAGGCGGTGCGGGAGGGCGTCGCGCTGGTCGAGGAGGTCGAGCTCGACGTCCGCCCCGCGCTGTCGGCCGGGGCCGCCGACCTGCTCGCGGCCGACGGTGTCCTGCTCGGGACGCCGGCCAACATCGGCTACATGTCCGGAGCGCTCAAGCACTTCTTCGACACCGTCTACTACCCGTGCCTGGACGCCACCGTCGGTCTCCCGTACGGCGTGTACGTGCACGGCAACGACGACACCGCGGGCGCGCTGCGCAGCATCGACAAGATCACCGGCGCGCTGCGGTGGAAGCAGGTCGCCGCGCCACTGAGCCTCACCGGCGCGCCCGGCCCGGCCGACCTCGAGGCCGTCCGCGAGCTGGCCGCGACGGTCGCGGTGCAGCTGTAG
- a CDS encoding alpha-amylase family glycosyl hydrolase — translation MTEWWQRGAVYQVYPRSFADSDGDGVGDLRGLRAHLDHLAGLSVAAVWLSPVFPSPMADFGYDVSDLCDVDPLFGTLADLDDLVADCHARGIRVVLDWVPNHTSDQHPWFLASRSSREDPRRDWYVWRDGAPDGGPPNDWRSEFAAVGPAWTHDERTGQWYLHSYTPQQPDLDWENPAVEAAMHDVVRFWLGRGVDGLRIDALQRLAKDPLLRSNAGSDRRHDQDWETAHERLRGIRRVVDEFPDRMIVGEVYLLDLPRVVAYLAGGDQLHLAHNFVFVHLPWDAEAFRAAIEEFEALAEPEAWPAWFLGNHDHSRIATRYDIGDGDDGGHGPARARAVALLLTALRGTPFLYQGDELGLPDAVVPPDRVVDVDGRDPERAPLPWRPPSVAGPGAGFTTGDPWLPLVADAERLCVERQAADASSTLSLVRRLAALRAGSPTLQTGRQRMVDAGPGVLAWLREDDDDRLLAAVNFTSEPRPLPVDGEATLLVSTDPGRPPGRDVELGPDEAVLLRLAGG, via the coding sequence GTGACCGAGTGGTGGCAGCGCGGCGCGGTCTACCAGGTCTACCCGCGGTCGTTCGCCGACTCCGACGGCGACGGCGTCGGTGACCTGCGCGGCCTGCGGGCGCACCTGGACCACCTCGCCGGGCTGTCCGTCGCCGCCGTCTGGCTCTCGCCGGTGTTCCCCTCCCCCATGGCCGACTTCGGCTACGACGTCTCGGACCTCTGCGACGTCGACCCGTTGTTCGGCACGCTGGCCGACCTCGACGACCTCGTCGCCGACTGCCACGCCCGGGGCATCCGCGTGGTCCTGGACTGGGTGCCCAACCACACCTCCGACCAGCACCCGTGGTTCCTCGCCTCCCGCTCCTCACGGGAGGACCCGAGGCGGGACTGGTACGTCTGGCGGGACGGCGCCCCCGACGGCGGGCCGCCCAACGACTGGCGCTCGGAGTTCGCCGCCGTCGGCCCGGCCTGGACGCACGACGAGCGCACCGGCCAGTGGTACCTGCACTCCTACACACCGCAGCAGCCCGACCTGGACTGGGAGAACCCGGCCGTCGAGGCGGCCATGCACGACGTCGTCCGGTTCTGGCTGGGGCGCGGGGTGGACGGGCTGCGCATCGACGCCCTGCAGCGGCTGGCCAAGGACCCGCTGCTGCGCAGCAACGCCGGCTCCGACCGCCGGCACGACCAGGACTGGGAGACCGCGCACGAGCGGCTGCGCGGCATCCGGCGAGTCGTCGACGAGTTCCCCGACCGCATGATCGTCGGCGAGGTCTACCTGCTCGACCTGCCGCGCGTGGTCGCCTACCTGGCCGGCGGCGACCAGCTGCACCTGGCCCACAACTTCGTGTTCGTCCACCTGCCGTGGGACGCCGAGGCGTTCCGCGCCGCGATCGAGGAGTTCGAGGCACTGGCCGAGCCCGAGGCGTGGCCGGCCTGGTTCCTCGGCAACCACGACCACTCCCGGATCGCCACCCGCTACGACATCGGTGACGGGGACGACGGCGGGCACGGGCCGGCCCGCGCCCGGGCGGTCGCGCTGCTGCTGACGGCGCTGCGCGGCACGCCCTTCCTCTACCAGGGCGACGAGCTGGGCCTGCCGGACGCCGTCGTCCCACCGGACCGGGTGGTCGACGTCGACGGCCGCGACCCCGAGAGGGCACCGCTCCCCTGGCGGCCGCCGTCGGTCGCCGGCCCCGGCGCGGGCTTCACCACCGGGGACCCGTGGCTGCCGCTCGTGGCCGACGCGGAACGACTGTGCGTCGAGCGCCAGGCCGCGGACGCCTCCTCGACGCTGTCACTGGTGCGCCGGCTGGCCGCGCTGCGCGCCGGCTCGCCGACGCTGCAGACCGGCCGGCAGCGGATGGTCGACGCCGGGCCCGGCGTGCTGGCCTGGCTGCGCGAGGACGACGACGACCGGCTGCTGGCCGCCGTCAACTTCACCTCCGAGCCGCGCCCACTGCCCGTCGACGGCGAGGCCACCCTGCTCGTCTCCACGGACCCGGGCCGGCCGCCGGGGCGGGACGTGGAGCTGGGTCCGGACGAGGCCGTGCTGCTGCGCCTGGCCGGCGGCTGA
- a CDS encoding DUF6186 family protein, which translates to MAGFVVLLVAALALEVAARRGAGPATSTETVAAAMRTTPGRVAVLLAWVWLGVHFLAR; encoded by the coding sequence GTGGCCGGGTTCGTCGTCCTGCTGGTCGCCGCCCTGGCGCTGGAGGTCGCGGCGCGGCGCGGCGCGGGGCCGGCGACCTCCACGGAGACGGTCGCCGCCGCCATGCGGACGACACCGGGACGGGTCGCCGTGCTGCTCGCCTGGGTGTGGCTCGGCGTGCACTTCCTCGCCCGGTGA
- a CDS encoding CPBP family intramembrane glutamic endopeptidase produces the protein MLVLAVALVPVLGAWNNLVVHRIPGRPGSYVVANVAATAVLLAAARASGLSWADLGLARRRLAAGARWGGACAAVVAAGYGTALAVPALRPLLGDARVAGLDGGELAGQVLVRIPLGTVLWEEVAFRGVLLAALGRLVSRRSATGISAALFGLWHVRPTLGALAANDLAGGPLARTGAVVLACLGTAAAGVLFAELRERSGSLLAPALLHLATNCLGLLAGAAAQR, from the coding sequence GTGCTCGTCCTCGCCGTGGCGCTCGTCCCGGTGCTCGGCGCCTGGAACAACCTGGTCGTGCACCGGATCCCGGGCCGGCCCGGGTCCTACGTCGTGGCCAACGTCGCGGCCACGGCGGTCCTGCTGGCGGCGGCCCGCGCGAGCGGCCTGTCCTGGGCCGACCTCGGCCTCGCCCGCCGGCGCCTGGCGGCGGGTGCGCGGTGGGGCGGGGCGTGCGCCGCCGTCGTCGCGGCGGGCTACGGCACGGCGCTGGCGGTCCCGGCCCTCCGGCCTCTGCTCGGCGACGCCCGGGTGGCCGGCCTCGACGGCGGGGAGCTCGCCGGGCAGGTGCTGGTCCGCATCCCGCTCGGGACCGTCCTGTGGGAGGAGGTCGCCTTCCGCGGCGTGCTGCTGGCCGCGCTGGGCCGGCTGGTGTCCCGGCGCAGCGCGACCGGGATCTCCGCCGCCCTGTTCGGCCTGTGGCACGTCCGGCCCACGCTCGGGGCGCTGGCGGCCAACGACCTGGCCGGCGGGCCGCTGGCGCGCACCGGCGCCGTGGTGCTGGCCTGCCTGGGCACCGCGGCCGCCGGCGTCCTCTTCGCGGAGCTCCGGGAGCGCAGCGGCAGCCTGCTCGCCCCTGCGCTGCTGCACCTGGCCACGAACTGCCTGGGCCTGCTCGCCGGAGCCGCCGCGCAGCGGTGA